In Geotalea uraniireducens, the genomic window CAAGCCCCATCAGCGTCGTCGTAACCGGGATGCCCATCTGGCGGGCCAAAGCACAGAGATCCTCGGAGACATCGGCGGAAATCACTCCCCCCCCGACATACAGCACCGGCCTCCGTGAGGCAAACAGCATGGCGACAGCCTTTTCAATCTGCCGCGGGTGCCCCTCGACGGTCGGCTTATAGCTGCGCAGTTCGATGCTATCGGGGTAGTGGAAAGTGTCGGTAGCAATCTGCACATCTTTGGGGAGGTCAACCAAAACCGGGCCCGGCCGGCCGGATCGGGCGATATAGAAGGCCTTTTTCACGATAGTCGGAATATCCTTCACATCCTTGACCAGGAAATTGTGCTTGGTGCAGGGACGGGTGATCCCGACGATATCCACTTCCTGGAATGCATCGTTGCCGATCAGCCCCGTTGGCACCTGGCCGGTAATCACGACCAGCGGAATTGAATCCATGTAGGCAGTGGCAATACCCGTGACGGTATTGGTGGCACCCGGCCCGGAAGTAGCGATGGCAACGCCTACCCGTCCCGTTGCCCGCGCATAGCCGTCGGCAGCGTGAACCCCGGCCTGTTCGTGACGAGGCAGAATGTGCCGGATTTCCCTGAAATTGAACAACTCGTCATACAGATTAATGACGGTACCACCGGGATAGCCAAATACGGTATCCACCCCTTCAAGCTTGAGGCATTCAAGGAGGATGCGCGCTCCTGTCATCTTCATAAAAAACCTCCCTCGGGAGAAATCTAGGAAAGAACTTAGTCGGCGGTCGTGACGGCTCCGGTATAAGCCGAGGTAACAACCTTGGCGTACCGGGCGAGCCACCCCGTCTTGATTTTCGGCTCGGGAGGACTCCAGCGCTTTTTCCGCTCGAGGAGCACAGCGTCATCGACTAGAAGCTCGAGTCGCCGGGACGGAATATCCAGCAGAATTCTATCGCCCTCTTCGACCAGAGCGATGGGCCCCCCTTCCGCTGCCTCGGGAGAAACATGGCCTATGCAGGGGCCTCGCGTCCCCCCGGAGAAACGACCATCGGTAACGAGCGCCACGGAATCGCCGAGTCCCAGCCCCATGAGGGTGGCCGTCGGAGCCAGCATTTCTCGCATGCCGGGGCCCCCTTTCGGCCCTTCATAGCGAATAACTACCACGTCGCCGGCGACGATTTTCCCCCCCATCAGGGCACTCATCGCCGTCTCTTCAGAATCGAAACAGCGGGCGTTCCCTTCGAATTTCATCATGGCCTGTGAGACACCGGACTGTTTGACAACCGCACCTTTCGGCGCCAGATTGCCGAAAAGGACCGCGATGCCCCCTTCTTTTTTAACCGGGTCGGTCAGGGGATGGATGACCCGGTCATCCACCCTTTCGACCGTCGAAATGAGCTCTTTCGTCGACAGGCCCAGCACCGTCGGACTGTCCTTGATCAAACCGTCAAGCTGCTTCAACACCCCGAGGACCCCACCAGCAGCGTCGAGGTCTTCCATAAAATACTCGCCGGCCGGGTTCATGGACGCAAGCTGCGGCGTCTCCTTTGCCAGCAGATCAAAGGTTTCGAGCGGCAGTTCGACCCCGGCTTCGCGGGCGATAGCCAACAGATGCAGAACCGTATTCGATGAACCACCGAGAGCCAGGTCAACCCGGATCGCGTTTTCAAATGCATCTCGGGTGAGGATTTGTCGCGGCGTAACGTTATTCTTTACCAGATCCACGATCCGCTCGCCCGAGGCAAAAGCGATCCGCCTTTTCAGGGCCGACACGGCCAAGGCAGTACCACAACGTGGCAGACTCATCCCAAGAGTTTCCGTCAGGATAGCCATCGTGTTAGCGGTGAAGAGCCCCTGGCAAGACCCCATTCCGGGGCAGGCATTATCTTCGCAAACCTTCAGCTCTTTATCATCAATGACCCCAGCCTTGTAACGGGCCATCGCCTCAAATGTATCGGTAACAAAGGAGAAGCGCCGGCCGGCATCGCCGCGGCCGGCCATCATGGGGCCTGCCGTCACGACGATGGCGGGAATGTCAAGCCGGGCCGCCGCCATCAGCATCCCGGGAGTAATCTTATCGCAGTTGGTCAGGAGCACCAATCCATCGAGCCGATGCGCCTCAGCGACCGATTCGACCATGTCGGCGATCAATTCCCGTGTCGGCAGGGAATAATGCATCCCCTTATGCCCCATCGCAATACCGTCACACACGCCGGGAATACCGAAGAAAAACGCGTAACCGCCGCCGGAATGGACCCCTTTTTCGATAAAACGCTCAAGATCTCGCATCCCGACGTGGCCGGGGATCAGATCGGTAAAACTGGTCGCGACCCCGATAAAGGGCTTTTCCAGTGCACTGTCGGGAACCCCCGTCCCCTTGATCAGAGCCCGGTGGGGAGTTCTTTCCAGTCCTTTCTTGATTGTATCGCTCCGCATAATAAACCTCGCCATCCAGATTAGCCCTGAGTCCATCCGGGCATGTTCGGTCAAAATCGCCGGGAACATGCCGACAAAGGTAAAGTGTGAAAATAATACATTCAGTCAGAGCTGTCAACTTCTATAAAATGGCGTTATAGCGTTTCGCTCCGCTGCTTTGCCAGTTCGGCCTCGGACGGGCGGATGTAGGCGGGATTGAGTAACGGCAAGGGGATCGAGTTTCCGGCGCGGAGCTCTTCGAGTGCCAGAACGCCTCCGGCAGAGGCACGTGGCTGGTGGCAACAGTCCGGCGCAAAAATTGCCCGCTGGCCCAACATCGCCTCGATCAGTTCACGATAACGAAGCGCCCCCTCGCCGAGAAAGATCGTCGGCTCGGAAATCTGCGCCAAAAACCGCTCGGGGGGAGCGACGGTATCGGGAACAAGCGATTGCGGCAACGGATTGCATCGGTAAATGCCGGCATAGACCTCATTTTTCCGGGCATCGTACATCGGGCAGACCGGGAGGGTCGACAGGGGAAGATTCATGGCGAGGAGTGCCAGCGAGGAAAAACCAGCTACCGGTGTGCCGGTGGCAAGTGCCAGTCCTTTCACCGTCGCAACGCCGATGCGAACGCCGGTGAATGAACCGGGACCAAGTGCCACACCAAAGCAGTCCAGATCCTTCAGGGACAAACCCGAGTCGGTCAAGACCAACTCTGTCGCCGCCAGCAAACGTTCCGACAGTGTCCGTTGGCATTCGACGAGATATTCGGCCCGGGTTCGGCCCGCAACGCTGAGCGCAACACTGCAGGTTGCAGTCGAAGTGTCGACCGTCAGTACGTTCACGTTATCCTTGTCCCACGATATAACGGACGATGTCGTTGTAAAATGCCAGTACCATCAGTCCCAGCAACAGGGCGAGACCGACCTGCTGGGCAATTTCCCGGGCCCTCATGCTAACCGGCCGGCGAAAGACGAGTTCCCAGAAATTGAACACGAGATGACCGCCGTCGAGAATCGGAATCGGCAGGAGGTTCAAAACTCCCAGGTTGATACTTAGCAGCGCCATGAACGCAAGGAAGCTGACTACACCCGCCTCTGCCTGCTGACCGGCCATCTTCGCAATCATTATCGGTCCACCGATGGTGTTGAGAGGAACGGCGCGTTCAACGATCTTTACCAGCGAAACAACTGTCAGCTCGATAAAATTCCAGGTCTGCCCGCTCCCCTTGAGCAGAGCGTCGACCGGTCCGAACCGGTCAATAACGGTATCGCCTGCGGCAACGATTCCGATCACCGGCGAAGTTACAGTTTCGCCGAAGATATTCTTGCCGGTTCGGCTTTCCGGGACGACGCGAAACGTTTTGACCTGCTCCCCGCGCTTCACCTCGATTTCCAGCGGGGCACCCTTACTTTCGGCGATAACAGCCGCCATGTCATCCCATCGGGAAACCTTTTTACCGTTAATCGACAGGATCTGGTCGTTCGTGGCAATTCCGGCGCGGGCCGCCGGCTTGTCCTTTACCACTTCGCCGATCCTGGTCGTTGTTGCCGGCACCCCGATCATGAATATCACGATAAAGACCAGCCAGGCGAAGACAAGATTGAAGCACGGACCGGCAGCAACGATGGCAATCCGCTTCAAGGGAGGTTTCCCGGCAAAAGAGCGGGCCTTTTCTTCCTCGCTCAACTCCGCCTCGCCCTCCTCGCCTCCTTCACCGACCATTTTCACATAGCCGCCAAGAGGGAACGCGGAAATCAGATATTCTGTTTCGCCTATCTTCTTGCCGACGACCTTCGGGCCGAAGCCGAGAGAAAACTTTTCGACCCCGACCCCGGCCAGCTTGGCAAAGATGAAATGGCCCAGTTCGTGGACAAAGATTAGAATACCGAGGACAACAATGGCGGAAACTACACTGAGCATGGTACCCCTTTCGGACAGCCGGGAAAACCGCCGGACTAGGAAAGCCCCATCACTTCGCGCCCCTTGGCCCGTGCCCACAGATCGACCGACAGCACGTCTTCGATTGTGGTAAAAGCACGAGGCTCATGGGCATCCATGGTTTTTTCGATGTAGGATGATATCTCGGTGAAACCAATTTTTCCCTTGAGGAATGCTTCGACGGCCACTTCATTGGCAGCATTCATCACCGCCGGCATGCTTTCGCCGGCGGCAAGCGCCCGATAAGCCAGCTGCAACGCAGGGAAGCGCCGGTAGTCGGGCTGGTGGAATGTCAGTCCCGAAAGAGCCGTCAGATCGAGTGGCTTGACACCGGTGGCAACCCGTTCGGGATAGGTCAGGGCGTAGGCAATGGGTGCCTTCATATCTGGGACGCCAAGCTGGGCCATAACGCAACCGTCGGCATATTCAACCATCGAATGGATGATGCTCTGGGGATGGATATTGACAGCGATCTGTTCTGCAGGCACATCGAAAAGCCAGCGGGCTTCAATAACCTCAAGTCCCTTATTCATCATGGTTGCCGAATCAATGGTAATTTTCTGCCCCATACTCCAGTTTGGATGATTCAGAGCATCGGCCACCGAAACATGCGCCAGCTCTTCCAGAGGACGATTCAGAAACGGTCCGCCCGAAGCAGTCAGGATGATCCGCTTGACATCTTTGCGACTCTGTCCCTCCAGTGATTGGAAAACCGCGCTATGCTCGCTGTCAACCGGATACAGCTCGACCCCGTGCTGCTTGACCAGCTCCACTACCAGACGACCGGCAGTGACTAGGGTCTCCTTGTTTGCCAGAGCAATATCCTTACCGGCACGGATTGCCGCAACCGTAGGGACGAGGCCGGCCGCCCCAACAATCGCGGCAACCACCATCTCCGTCTCTGCGGCAGTGGCGGCGGCAATCATCCCTTCGACACCGTAATGAATCTCCGGTTTTGGGCCCTCAAGCATCCGCTCGAGCTTTTGGGCCAGGTCGTCCGTCAGCACGCTCACGATGCGCGGCTGAAATAGCGCCACCTGCCGACAAAGCAAATCGAGATTATTTCCAGCGGTAAGCGCAACTACCTGAAAACGGTCGCGATGGGCGGCGACAATTTCAAGCGTACTTACCCCGATTGAACCGGTGGATCCGAGAATAGTTAATTTTTTTGTCATCAGCAAACCCTACCCCAAACGTTCAGTAACGACGAAAAGCGCATAATAGTAGATGACCGGCGCGGCAAACAGAATGCTGTCGAGACGGTCGAGAATTCCGCCGTGGCCGGGAACGATCACCCCGGAATCCTTCACACCAAAGCTTCTCTTCAGCAGCGACTCGAACAGGTCTCCAACCTGACCGAAAGCCCCGGCAACCAGAGCCGTCACGATGCAATCGACAATGGCAAGCTGCGGGAAAAAGGTGGCCCTGGCAATCAAGGTGCCGGCAAGACTTCCCAGCAGACCGCCGATTGCCCCTTCGACGCTCTTATTGGGGCTGACGATCGGATAGAGCTTCCGCTTCCCCAGATTGGAGCCGGTATAGAAGGCGGCAGTATCGCCGGACATAACAATAATGAGGAGCAGGAAAATCCATTTGACGCCATCCGGCAAACCATGGAGCCACACCAGATGAACCAGCAGTATTGGTACGTACAGTATACCCATTACCAAAAGCGCTGCTTCGGCGGCTGAGGCCTTAATGTCGCGGATGCTGAACAGAATGCGGATACCAAAGAGCAGCAGGAACGCAGTAAGGAAAAATGTGACGGGCGACAGGCGATCGGGAGGCAGTGACACCCAATGGGGAAATCCCGGACCGGCGAGGATAAGGGGGATCATGGCACCGAACAGTGCCGCCATAACCCCATCAATCTTTCGGTCCGGCAGAGCCATCCGATAAAACTCGCCAAGACCGAGCAGACAGAGAAGCGCGACGAAGCAGACGAACAGGAAATGACTCCCCTTCAGAATAAGGAGAATCAGCAACGGCAGGGCAATTGCTCCGGTGATGACTCTTTTAATTGTCAGCTCCTCTTATTGACTTGATCGCTGGTCCGCCCGAAACGGCGCTCACGCGCCTGGTAGACCTTCAAGGCCTTATGCAATTCCGCGGCAGTAAACTCCGGCCAGTTTGCATCAGAAAAGTAAAGCTCCGTATAAGCCAACTGCCAGAGGAGAAAATTGCTGATTCTCATCTCGCCGCTGGTCCTGATGAGAAAATCGGGATCCGGCATATCTCCGGTAAAAAGATACGAAGAGAATAGGTTCTCATCGAGGCGGTCAGCCGCCACGGTTCCGGCAGCGATATCCCCGGCCAATCGTGCCGCCGCCCTGACGATCTCCTGCCGGGAGCCATAGGATAGCGCCAGGGTCAGCACCATGCCATCATTGCCCGCCGTACGGTCGATAGCCTGCTGCACGGCGGCGTTGACATCAGGGGGAAGCTCATCCCGGTCGCCAATAACGTTGAACCTGATATTGTCGGCAATCATCCGAGTGGTTTCGAATGAAATGTATTTCTTCAACAATGACATGAGCGCCTTGACTTCCGTCTTCGGCCTCAGCCAGTTTTCCGCGGAAAAGGCAAACAGCGTCAGATATTTGATTCCAAGTCGGGAACACTCCTCGACAATGACCCTTACCGTCTCTACGCCCTTTTGATGCCCGATAATCCGCTTGAGCATCCGCTCCTGTGCCCAGCGGCCATTGCCATCCATGATAATGGCCAGATGCTGTGGCAACTTGTCAGTTTTGAGCCCGTGCATAAAATCCCTAAAAACAAAAAATCCCCTTTAATTGAGGGGTTAAAGGGGATTAAACCATAAAACCATGGTACACGCAAGAAAAAAAGGGGTTTCGGTTATCCGCCCTTATCGTCGGACGCCGTTAAACCTCCATTACCTCTTTTTCCTTGTGCGCCAGAACGTCATCGACTTTCGCCACAAAACTGTTGGTGACGTCCTGAACGTCTTTTTCACCCCGTTTCAATTCGTCTTCGGAAATCTGCTTGTCCTTCTCGAGTTTCTTAAGCTCGTCAATCGCATCGCGGCGAATATTGCGAAGGGCAATTTTGGCATCTTCCGCAAGCTTTTTGAGCATTTTGACGATCTCTTTCCGCCGCTCCTCGGTCAACGGGGGGATGCTGATCCGGATCGTCTTCCCGTCGTTGGCCGGAGTAAA contains:
- the ilvD gene encoding dihydroxy-acid dehydratase produces the protein MRSDTIKKGLERTPHRALIKGTGVPDSALEKPFIGVATSFTDLIPGHVGMRDLERFIEKGVHSGGGYAFFFGIPGVCDGIAMGHKGMHYSLPTRELIADMVESVAEAHRLDGLVLLTNCDKITPGMLMAAARLDIPAIVVTAGPMMAGRGDAGRRFSFVTDTFEAMARYKAGVIDDKELKVCEDNACPGMGSCQGLFTANTMAILTETLGMSLPRCGTALAVSALKRRIAFASGERIVDLVKNNVTPRQILTRDAFENAIRVDLALGGSSNTVLHLLAIAREAGVELPLETFDLLAKETPQLASMNPAGEYFMEDLDAAGGVLGVLKQLDGLIKDSPTVLGLSTKELISTVERVDDRVIHPLTDPVKKEGGIAVLFGNLAPKGAVVKQSGVSQAMMKFEGNARCFDSEETAMSALMGGKIVAGDVVVIRYEGPKGGPGMREMLAPTATLMGLGLGDSVALVTDGRFSGGTRGPCIGHVSPEAAEGGPIALVEEGDRILLDIPSRRLELLVDDAVLLERKKRWSPPEPKIKTGWLARYAKVVTSAYTGAVTTAD
- the tsaB gene encoding tRNA (adenosine(37)-N6)-threonylcarbamoyltransferase complex dimerization subunit type 1 TsaB, producing MNVLTVDTSTATCSVALSVAGRTRAEYLVECQRTLSERLLAATELVLTDSGLSLKDLDCFGVALGPGSFTGVRIGVATVKGLALATGTPVAGFSSLALLAMNLPLSTLPVCPMYDARKNEVYAGIYRCNPLPQSLVPDTVAPPERFLAQISEPTIFLGEGALRYRELIEAMLGQRAIFAPDCCHQPRASAGGVLALEELRAGNSIPLPLLNPAYIRPSEAELAKQRSETL
- the rseP gene encoding RIP metalloprotease RseP — encoded protein: MLSVVSAIVVLGILIFVHELGHFIFAKLAGVGVEKFSLGFGPKVVGKKIGETEYLISAFPLGGYVKMVGEGGEEGEAELSEEEKARSFAGKPPLKRIAIVAAGPCFNLVFAWLVFIVIFMIGVPATTTRIGEVVKDKPAARAGIATNDQILSINGKKVSRWDDMAAVIAESKGAPLEIEVKRGEQVKTFRVVPESRTGKNIFGETVTSPVIGIVAAGDTVIDRFGPVDALLKGSGQTWNFIELTVVSLVKIVERAVPLNTIGGPIMIAKMAGQQAEAGVVSFLAFMALLSINLGVLNLLPIPILDGGHLVFNFWELVFRRPVSMRAREIAQQVGLALLLGLMVLAFYNDIVRYIVGQG
- a CDS encoding 1-deoxy-D-xylulose-5-phosphate reductoisomerase gives rise to the protein MTKKLTILGSTGSIGVSTLEIVAAHRDRFQVVALTAGNNLDLLCRQVALFQPRIVSVLTDDLAQKLERMLEGPKPEIHYGVEGMIAAATAAETEMVVAAIVGAAGLVPTVAAIRAGKDIALANKETLVTAGRLVVELVKQHGVELYPVDSEHSAVFQSLEGQSRKDVKRIILTASGGPFLNRPLEELAHVSVADALNHPNWSMGQKITIDSATMMNKGLEVIEARWLFDVPAEQIAVNIHPQSIIHSMVEYADGCVMAQLGVPDMKAPIAYALTYPERVATGVKPLDLTALSGLTFHQPDYRRFPALQLAYRALAAGESMPAVMNAANEVAVEAFLKGKIGFTEISSYIEKTMDAHEPRAFTTIEDVLSVDLWARAKGREVMGLS
- a CDS encoding phosphatidate cytidylyltransferase, translated to MILLILKGSHFLFVCFVALLCLLGLGEFYRMALPDRKIDGVMAALFGAMIPLILAGPGFPHWVSLPPDRLSPVTFFLTAFLLLFGIRILFSIRDIKASAAEAALLVMGILYVPILLVHLVWLHGLPDGVKWIFLLLIIVMSGDTAAFYTGSNLGKRKLYPIVSPNKSVEGAIGGLLGSLAGTLIARATFFPQLAIVDCIVTALVAGAFGQVGDLFESLLKRSFGVKDSGVIVPGHGGILDRLDSILFAAPVIYYYALFVVTERLG
- a CDS encoding isoprenyl transferase, yielding MHGLKTDKLPQHLAIIMDGNGRWAQERMLKRIIGHQKGVETVRVIVEECSRLGIKYLTLFAFSAENWLRPKTEVKALMSLLKKYISFETTRMIADNIRFNVIGDRDELPPDVNAAVQQAIDRTAGNDGMVLTLALSYGSRQEIVRAAARLAGDIAAGTVAADRLDENLFSSYLFTGDMPDPDFLIRTSGEMRISNFLLWQLAYTELYFSDANWPEFTAAELHKALKVYQARERRFGRTSDQVNKRS
- the frr gene encoding ribosome recycling factor; the protein is MTKDVIANMKNHMDKSIESLRKEYQKVRTGRASTGLLDEVKVEYYGNPSPLNQVATLSVPEPRTIIIQPWEAKLIPVIEKAIMNANLGFTPANDGKTIRISIPPLTEERRKEIVKMLKKLAEDAKIALRNIRRDAIDELKKLEKDKQISEDELKRGEKDVQDVTNSFVAKVDDVLAHKEKEVMEV